The Halobacterium litoreum genome includes a region encoding these proteins:
- a CDS encoding DsbA family protein, whose protein sequence is MSRLDETTRRGLLGLAGALAITGGAGYGMSKLSTGGDGASSAPLHHTTETTSLGLDLDGHPVMGSMDAPVDVYYYTDYQCPFCGRFEQNALPKLVSNEVSSGTARLVFVEFPNIGPASTTAAVLDRCVWRQVRESDPQAWWRWHTTLFDEQGQPNSGWASRENLLGIAEDVDGVDAAAVEACADDHGEAIRDSIAADVERGKTYGVRATPTSVFVKRGTEKAGRVVGAQPYSRFQTAVERIRDA, encoded by the coding sequence ATGAGTCGCCTCGACGAGACGACGCGACGCGGCCTGCTCGGTCTCGCGGGCGCCCTCGCCATCACCGGGGGTGCCGGCTACGGGATGTCGAAACTCTCGACTGGCGGCGACGGCGCGTCGTCCGCGCCCCTCCACCACACCACGGAGACGACGAGTCTCGGCCTCGACCTCGACGGTCACCCGGTGATGGGGTCGATGGACGCGCCCGTGGACGTCTACTACTACACTGACTACCAGTGCCCGTTCTGCGGGCGCTTCGAGCAGAACGCGCTCCCGAAACTCGTCTCGAACGAGGTGTCGTCTGGCACCGCCCGCCTCGTGTTCGTGGAGTTCCCGAACATCGGCCCGGCGTCGACGACGGCGGCCGTCCTCGACCGGTGCGTGTGGCGGCAGGTCCGCGAGTCGGACCCGCAGGCGTGGTGGCGGTGGCACACCACGCTGTTCGACGAGCAGGGCCAGCCGAACTCGGGGTGGGCGTCGCGGGAGAACCTCCTCGGCATCGCCGAGGACGTGGACGGCGTGGACGCGGCGGCCGTCGAGGCGTGCGCGGACGACCACGGCGAGGCGATTCGGGACAGCATCGCGGCGGACGTAGAGCGAGGAAAGACGTACGGCGTCCGGGCGACGCCGACGTCGGTGTTCGTCAAGCGAGGAACAGAGAAAGCCGGCCGGGTCGTCGGCGCACAACCGTACTCGCGGTTCCAGACCGCGGTAGAGCGCATCCGAGACGCATGA
- a CDS encoding NOG1 family protein, translated as MIFENLPTTPTSEELLDKAFSRAARAGRAKQGREAQESMLQTSSNILGDNLHNVVTEWPDFDHVDEFYYELADAILRDEFADDEGVDRLRKHLSELSWASKKTHDLGREYIGKLPHDADAARKIRKQGFARMGSVMNQVEDDLDAVGRARDALKVLPDIRPDEPTVVVAGYPNVGKSSFVNTVTNAKIETAEYPFTTKGVRVGHFENDRVRWQLVDTPGLLDRPADERNEIEDQAVSALAHAGDVILFFLDPSGTCGYPLDDQRALRAEVADRFGDTPLVTVCNKTDLSEDVEADCYMSIEEGEGVEDALDAAVEAAGYEPELPFEDS; from the coding sequence ATGATTTTCGAGAACCTACCGACGACCCCCACGTCGGAGGAACTCCTCGACAAGGCGTTCTCCCGGGCGGCACGCGCGGGGCGCGCCAAGCAGGGCCGGGAGGCACAGGAGTCGATGCTCCAGACCTCCTCGAACATCCTCGGGGACAACCTCCACAACGTCGTGACGGAGTGGCCGGACTTCGACCACGTCGACGAGTTCTACTACGAACTCGCGGACGCCATCCTGCGAGACGAGTTCGCCGACGACGAGGGCGTGGACAGACTCCGCAAGCACCTCTCGGAACTCTCGTGGGCGTCGAAGAAGACCCACGACCTCGGCCGCGAGTACATCGGGAAACTCCCGCACGACGCGGACGCCGCCCGGAAGATTCGCAAGCAGGGGTTCGCGCGGATGGGCTCCGTGATGAACCAGGTCGAGGACGACCTCGACGCCGTCGGGCGGGCGCGTGACGCGCTGAAGGTGCTACCGGACATCCGGCCGGACGAACCGACCGTGGTCGTCGCGGGCTACCCGAACGTCGGGAAGTCGTCGTTCGTGAACACCGTGACGAACGCCAAAATCGAGACCGCGGAGTACCCGTTCACGACGAAGGGCGTGCGCGTCGGCCACTTCGAGAACGACCGCGTGCGCTGGCAACTCGTGGACACGCCGGGTCTGCTCGACCGACCGGCCGACGAGCGCAACGAAATCGAGGACCAGGCGGTCTCCGCGCTCGCCCACGCCGGCGACGTCATCTTGTTCTTCCTCGACCCGAGCGGGACGTGTGGCTACCCCCTCGACGACCAGCGCGCGCTCCGCGCGGAGGTCGCCGACCGCTTCGGCGACACGCCGCTGGTCACGGTCTGCAACAAGACCGACCTCTCCGAGGACGTGGAGGCCGACTGCTACATGAGTATCGAGGAAGGCGAGGGCGTCGAGGACGCGCTCGACGCGGCGGTCGAAGCGGCGGGGTACGAGCCCGAACTGCCCTTCGAGGACTCCTAG
- the engB gene encoding GTP-binding protein EngB → MFENRPDRSDEVVLVGRSNVGKSTLMREITGHKVPTGQKPGVTREPNHFDWASEDFMVTDLPGFGYMQGVEEGHEEAIKTEVVQYVEEYAENVMVGVLVLDGKAAVDIIDRHSGDDEIPHVVELYYLLEELGIQPVVAVNKMDKVPDRDERLNDIADRLGLYPPWKQWRDVIAPITAKKGKIGPFEDAMKSHLEAAKRDDLKKFFA, encoded by the coding sequence ATGTTCGAGAACCGCCCCGACCGGAGCGACGAGGTCGTGCTCGTCGGCCGGTCGAACGTCGGGAAGTCCACGCTGATGCGCGAGATTACGGGCCACAAGGTCCCCACGGGACAGAAACCCGGCGTCACGCGCGAACCCAACCACTTCGACTGGGCGAGCGAGGACTTCATGGTCACCGACCTGCCGGGCTTCGGCTACATGCAGGGCGTCGAGGAGGGCCACGAGGAGGCCATCAAGACGGAGGTCGTGCAGTACGTCGAGGAGTACGCCGAGAACGTCATGGTCGGCGTGCTCGTCCTCGACGGGAAGGCCGCCGTCGACATCATCGACCGCCACAGCGGCGACGACGAGATTCCCCACGTCGTGGAACTCTACTACCTCCTCGAGGAACTCGGCATCCAGCCGGTCGTCGCCGTGAACAAGATGGACAAAGTCCCGGACCGCGACGAGCGCTTGAACGACATCGCGGACCGCCTCGGCCTCTACCCGCCGTGGAAGCAGTGGCGGGACGTCATCGCGCCCATCACCGCGAAGAAGGGGAAGATCGGTCCCTTCGAGGACGCGATGAAGAGCCACCTCGAAGCCGCGAAGCGCGACGACCTGAAGAAGTTCTTCGCGTGA
- a CDS encoding TIGR00341 family protein — protein MRLVQVTVPAGKRDAVLGVLDDEGIDYVVTDETSGREYTAVVHFPLPTEAVEEVLESLRSVGLSEDAYTVVVDAETVVSRRFEELEARYEVDAENGDRIAREELVARAEDLAPSRQTYVVMTVVSTVIATAGLLLNSPATVVGSMVIAPLLGPAMSASVGTVVNDEDLFRRGVRLQLVGVALAILGSTAFALFVKETNVVPPGLDVLSLTEVRERLRPDFLSLVVALGAGVAGAFSLMTGVSAALVGVAIAVALIPPAAAVGIGVAWNIPTLAVGSSILVAVNVLSINLAALVVLWYSGYRPERFFRVGEARSSLVKRVAVLAIAIAVLSAFLGGVTFASFESASTEQAINDAVDDVVAEDGYPGVTLLDTRFEYERGLIVRQPQTVVVTLGVPPDADYPDLPEQLNDRIDERAGRDLAVEVRYVEVERVD, from the coding sequence GTGCGACTCGTACAGGTGACGGTGCCCGCGGGGAAACGCGACGCCGTCCTCGGCGTCCTCGACGACGAGGGCATCGACTACGTCGTGACCGACGAGACGAGCGGCCGCGAGTACACCGCGGTCGTCCACTTCCCGCTCCCGACGGAGGCCGTCGAAGAAGTCCTCGAATCGCTCCGGAGCGTGGGACTCTCCGAGGACGCGTACACGGTCGTCGTGGACGCCGAGACGGTCGTCTCCCGGCGGTTCGAGGAACTGGAGGCGCGCTACGAGGTGGACGCGGAGAACGGCGACCGCATCGCCCGCGAGGAACTGGTGGCGCGCGCCGAGGACCTCGCGCCGTCCCGGCAGACGTACGTCGTGATGACCGTCGTCAGCACCGTCATCGCGACCGCCGGCCTGCTGTTGAACTCGCCGGCGACTGTCGTCGGGTCGATGGTCATCGCGCCCCTGCTCGGCCCGGCGATGTCCGCGAGCGTCGGCACCGTCGTCAACGACGAGGACCTGTTCCGGCGGGGCGTCCGCCTCCAGTTGGTCGGCGTCGCGCTCGCGATACTCGGGTCGACGGCGTTCGCGCTGTTCGTGAAGGAGACGAACGTCGTGCCGCCCGGCCTCGACGTGCTCTCGCTCACCGAGGTCAGAGAGCGCCTGCGCCCGGACTTCCTCTCGCTCGTCGTCGCGCTCGGCGCCGGCGTCGCGGGCGCGTTCAGCCTGATGACCGGCGTCTCCGCGGCGCTCGTCGGCGTCGCCATCGCCGTGGCGCTCATCCCGCCGGCAGCCGCCGTCGGCATCGGCGTCGCGTGGAACATCCCGACGCTCGCCGTCGGGTCCTCGATTCTCGTCGCGGTGAACGTTCTCTCCATCAACCTCGCGGCGCTCGTCGTGCTGTGGTACTCGGGCTATCGGCCCGAGCGGTTCTTCCGCGTCGGCGAAGCGCGGTCCTCGCTCGTGAAGCGCGTCGCCGTGCTCGCAATCGCCATCGCGGTGCTGTCGGCGTTCCTCGGCGGCGTCACGTTCGCGTCCTTCGAGTCGGCGTCCACCGAGCAGGCCATCAACGACGCCGTCGACGACGTCGTGGCCGAGGACGGGTATCCGGGCGTCACGCTACTGGACACGCGCTTCGAGTACGAGCGCGGCCTCATCGTCCGCCAGCCACAGACCGTCGTCGTCACACTCGGCGTGCCGCCCGACGCCGACTACCCCGACCTCCCAGAACAGTTGAACGACCGCATCGACGAGCGCGCCGGCCGCGACCTCGCTGTCGAAGTCAGGTACGTCGAAGTCGAGCGCGTGGACTGA
- a CDS encoding SIMPL domain-containing protein, protein MQRKTLLMAVLGSALLVSAGVAGALALGSGSAAASQPDQSGKSITVSANGQVEATPDQAIVRVAVTATGDDSTAVREELASGAESLRSALEDYGIASEDIRTAHYDIREERERTPEGTETRGYRGVHAFEITLADTEAAGEVIDLAVENGADTVNGVSFTLSEEKREELHNEALTKAMENARNRADTLAAAGSVSVTGVHTIVSADTNYRGYRVEAAYASAGGDAGTSIQSGPVTVTADVRVTYNATAA, encoded by the coding sequence ATGCAACGGAAGACACTCCTGATGGCCGTCCTCGGTTCGGCCCTGCTCGTGAGCGCCGGCGTCGCCGGCGCGCTCGCGCTCGGCAGCGGCTCCGCCGCGGCCAGCCAGCCCGACCAGTCCGGCAAGTCGATTACCGTCTCCGCGAACGGCCAGGTCGAGGCCACGCCCGACCAGGCCATCGTGCGCGTCGCCGTCACCGCGACCGGCGACGACTCGACGGCGGTCCGCGAGGAACTCGCGTCCGGCGCCGAATCGCTCCGCAGCGCGCTCGAAGACTACGGCATCGCGTCCGAGGACATCCGCACCGCGCACTACGACATCCGCGAGGAACGCGAGCGCACGCCCGAAGGCACCGAGACCCGCGGCTACCGCGGCGTCCACGCGTTCGAAATCACGCTCGCTGACACCGAGGCCGCCGGCGAAGTCATCGACCTCGCCGTCGAGAACGGCGCCGACACGGTCAACGGCGTCTCCTTCACGCTCTCCGAGGAGAAACGCGAAGAACTCCACAACGAGGCGCTGACGAAGGCGATGGAGAACGCGCGCAACCGCGCCGACACGCTCGCCGCCGCCGGCAGCGTCTCCGTCACGGGCGTCCACACCATCGTCTCCGCGGACACGAACTACCGCGGCTACCGCGTCGAAGCGGCGTACGCGAGCGCGGGCGGCGACGCCGGTACGTCCATCCAGTCCGGTCCCGTCACCGTCACCGCCGACGTGCGCGTGACGTACAACGCGACCGCCGCGTAA